One Deltaproteobacteria bacterium genomic window, CCATGGACGACAGCACCAAGGAAAGCATCCTCCAGCACATCGACGGCCAGGAGCTGGCCGAGCTCACCCGGGACCTGGTGGACATCCTGAGCCCCACCGGATCGGAGAAGGAGATCGGCGAGTTCATCCTCGACTGGTACGGGCGCAACGGCCTCAAGCCCATCCGCCAGGAGATCGACCCCAACCGCGTGAACGCGGTGGGAGTGCTCCAGGGCACCGGCGGCGGCGTGTCGTTGATGATCAACGGTCACATGGACACCAGCTTCACCGGCCAGGAGGACGATCTGATGCTGTGCCGGGAGCTCGAGCCCCAGAGCGAGCTCCAGGGCGCGATCCGGGACGGCAAGGTGTTCGGCTTGGCCGCCTCCAACATGAAGTCCGGGCTCGCGGCCTTCATGGTGGCCGGCAAGGCGCTCAAGCAGAGCGGCGTGGCCATCAAGGGCGACCTGATCCTGGCGGCGGTGGCGGGCGAGATCTCCCGCACGCCCATCGGGCCGTACCAGTCCGGGCTCTACCGCGGCGAGGGCACCGGCACGCGCCACCTGCTCACCTACGGCGTCCAGTCCGACTACGCCATCGTGGCCGACCGCTCGGCCCTCTCCATCGTCTGGACCCAGGCCGGCGTGGCCCAGTTCAAGATCGACACCTTCGGCAATCCCCACGCGGCGTGGGGGGTCACGCGGGAGCAGGAGCCGCCGGAGGAGCACAACGCGGTGCTGAAGATGGCAAGGGTTGCGCAGGCGGTGGATGCCTGGGCCGAGGAGTTCGAGGCCAACCACGTGTACCAGTCGGCCAACGGCCCGATCATCCCCAAGGTCAATCTCGGCGCGGTCCAGGGGGGCGCGCCCTACCGGCCCAACTACCATCCGGGCATCTGCTCGCTCTACGTGGACGTGCGCATTCCGCCGGAGCTTCGGCCGATCGAAGTGCAGCGCCAGTTGCGCGCGGTCATGGACGCCACCGGCTACGAGTACGACATCGAGATGTACACGTCGAAGATGGGCTACGAGGCCAAGGGCATCGAGCCCGTCGTGGAGGTCATCGAAGGGACCCACCAGGAGCTGTTCGGCGAGAAGACCACGCCGGCCAACACGTTCCGCTCCAGCATCTGGACCGACACCAACATCTACAACGAGATGGGCATCCCCGCCTGCAAGTTCGGCCTCGGCGGCGGCCGCTTCACCACCCGGTCGGAGCAGATCGACATCGACGAGATCGTGCGCGCCTCGCAGATCTACGCGTTGTCGGCGGCCACCATCTGCAACTGGAGCCGGTAGCCGTCCAAGCAGGAGCCTCTGATGGAACCGGTACTCGCCGAGAAGATCGTCCATGGCTTGAAGGCGGTGGGCATCGACTTCATGACCTACCTGCCGGAGAGCCGGCTAAGCCAGATCCTGCCGCTCCTGCGCGAGGACGGCACGGTGCAGATGGTAGCCGCCGCCAGCGAGCAGGAGGCCATCACCATCGCCGCGGGCGCGGCCTTGGGCGGCAAGCGGGTGGCCTGCTACATGGAGAGCACGGGACCCTACGTTTCCGCCTACTCGCTT contains:
- a CDS encoding M20/M25/M40 family metallo-hydrolase, producing the protein MDDSTKESILQHIDGQELAELTRDLVDILSPTGSEKEIGEFILDWYGRNGLKPIRQEIDPNRVNAVGVLQGTGGGVSLMINGHMDTSFTGQEDDLMLCRELEPQSELQGAIRDGKVFGLAASNMKSGLAAFMVAGKALKQSGVAIKGDLILAAVAGEISRTPIGPYQSGLYRGEGTGTRHLLTYGVQSDYAIVADRSALSIVWTQAGVAQFKIDTFGNPHAAWGVTREQEPPEEHNAVLKMARVAQAVDAWAEEFEANHVYQSANGPIIPKVNLGAVQGGAPYRPNYHPGICSLYVDVRIPPELRPIEVQRQLRAVMDATGYEYDIEMYTSKMGYEAKGIEPVVEVIEGTHQELFGEKTTPANTFRSSIWTDTNIYNEMGIPACKFGLGGGRFTTRSEQIDIDEIVRASQIYALSAATICNWSR